A genomic segment from Candidatus Paceibacterota bacterium encodes:
- a CDS encoding HIT family protein, which yields MDDLFDKIIRGDVPSEKIYEDEYTYAFLDINPNNPGHTLVVPKVHSTNVLDITEDDWVHLMKTVRLLAPKVKEAMEADGVHVYMNNEPTAFQEIMHTHVHIIPRHKGDGFHPWKGTPYSSEEISKVGDAIRALL from the coding sequence ATGGACGACCTATTCGACAAAATCATCCGTGGCGATGTGCCCTCCGAGAAGATTTACGAGGATGAGTACACGTACGCATTCCTCGACATTAACCCAAACAACCCTGGGCATACACTCGTCGTGCCAAAGGTGCACTCAACAAACGTTCTCGATATCACCGAAGACGACTGGGTACACCTCATGAAGACAGTGCGTCTCCTCGCGCCCAAAGTGAAAGAGGCAATGGAGGCTGATGGGGTACATGTGTACATGAATAACGAGCCAACCGCATTCCAAGAGATCATGCACACCCACGTGCATATCATCCCACGACACAAAGGTGATGGTTTCCATCCATGGAAAGGAACACCTTACAGTAGTGAAGAGATATCAAAGGTTGGAGACGCTATTCGCGCACTACTCTAA
- the pgk gene encoding phosphoglycerate kinase, with translation MQWIDNVTDLSGKRVLLRADYNAPVVDGQVVDAFRVTVLLPTLLFLRDAGAKVIILSHFGRDALSIEPIYRELRKHVPISFVEDIVGDVARSAVERLEDGEILLLENVRRDPREVDNNDDFARELASLADVYVNDAFAASHREHASIIGVPRYLPHYGGLRLREEIEALTHSLQPEDASIFILGGIKFETKFPLIEKFSRIYDEVFVCGALANNFFRAQGFEIGDSLISGADVDMSGLGSLPNVSLPIDVVVSDSGKNQIRRLDEIEKGERILDAGPATAELLRDKIAQARFVLWNGPLGEYEHGFTEGTDALTHAIVESDARCVIGGGDTVAAVSQLGLRDKFSFVSTGGGAMLEFLLHGTLPGIEALEDGH, from the coding sequence ATGCAATGGATCGATAATGTAACAGACCTCTCCGGAAAACGCGTATTGCTCCGCGCTGATTACAATGCGCCAGTTGTGGATGGTCAGGTTGTTGACGCGTTTCGCGTGACCGTGTTGCTCCCGACGCTATTATTCTTGCGTGATGCGGGAGCAAAGGTCATTATACTCAGTCATTTTGGGCGTGATGCGCTTTCGATTGAACCAATATATCGCGAACTCAGAAAACACGTCCCGATAAGCTTTGTCGAAGACATTGTTGGCGATGTTGCTCGATCTGCCGTTGAGAGACTTGAAGATGGAGAGATATTGTTGCTTGAGAATGTGCGTCGTGACCCGCGTGAAGTTGATAACAATGACGACTTTGCGCGCGAACTCGCTTCTTTGGCAGACGTGTATGTGAACGACGCGTTTGCCGCGTCGCACCGTGAGCACGCGTCAATAATTGGAGTTCCTCGATATCTGCCACATTATGGCGGGCTGCGTTTGCGCGAGGAGATTGAGGCGCTCACACATTCTCTTCAACCGGAGGATGCATCAATCTTTATTCTTGGTGGCATAAAGTTTGAGACCAAGTTCCCGCTCATCGAAAAGTTCAGCCGAATCTACGACGAGGTCTTTGTCTGCGGCGCGCTTGCCAACAATTTTTTCCGTGCACAAGGTTTTGAGATCGGGGACTCACTCATTTCAGGTGCCGACGTTGATATGTCCGGTCTGGGTTCACTCCCGAATGTGTCACTCCCGATTGATGTTGTTGTCTCTGATAGTGGCAAGAACCAGATTCGACGTCTTGATGAGATAGAGAAAGGTGAGCGTATTCTTGACGCAGGTCCGGCGACCGCAGAGCTCCTTAGAGATAAGATTGCGCAGGCGCGATTTGTGCTTTGGAACGGACCGCTGGGTGAGTATGAGCACGGGTTTACAGAGGGTACTGATGCGCTGACGCACGCAATTGTTGAAAGCGACGCACGTTGTGTGATTGGGGGTGGTGACACAGTCGCGGCAGTTTCGCAGTTGGGGCTTCGTGACAAGTTTTCTTTTGTCTCAACAGGTGGTGGTGCAATGCTTGAATTTCTTCTTCATGGCACTCTGCCGGGGATAGAGGCGCTCGAAGATGGTCACTAG